In Anaerolineae bacterium, the sequence TAGTTCATAGCAAACCTCTGCCCAGTCTAAAATCAATCTATCACTCTGATTTCTCAGGATCAACGAGGTTTTTTATTTTTTTGATGGTGAATCAGGACTTGCTTACAATTGGCTTGAAGCAAATTCCTTAAACCTTTCCAGCTCCTCTTCAATCTCTTGATAGATCTTATCTATGCCTTCCATGTTTTCCGTTTTACCCATCTTTTCTATCTCAAAAGCAAGTTCATAAACACGTGTAAGCCCCAGGTTGCCGGATGCCCCTTTCAGGCTGTGTGCGGTTTTATCAAGAACTTTAAAATCCTTATCTTCCATGGCTCTGGAAATCCCGGCTAATTTCTGAGGATAGTCGGCATTAAACAAGTCTGCCAGCTCTTTTAAGAATTCCGTATCCCCGTCGGTTATTTCTAATGCATAATCTCTGTCAAATACCGGCCTGGACTTTTCTTCGTTCATATTCACCTCAGCCCTTTTTACTTTTCCGGTTGTCTCTTGATAAAGAGTAACTATTTAACTCCAAGCGCTCTTTCAACCCTCTTCAGCAATATTTCCTTTTGGATCGGTTTTTTAATATAGTCCATGGCTCCCAGCTTGAATCCCATTGCCTCATCCTCGGGATCGATTCTGGATGTCATAAATATTACAGGCGCTTTGATCCCTTTTTGACCAATCATCTCAAGCAGTTTAAACCCATCCAGGTTAGGCATGTTTACATCAGAGATAACAAGATCAAACTCTTCTTTGCCGAGATAAAGAAGAGCTTCTATGCCGTCTCCTGCGATTGTAACCCTGTAGCCGCGGTTTTCAAGCAAACGGGCAATAAGTTTTTGCGTCAGACCGTCATCCTCAACAATAAGGATCAGGGGCGATGCTTTGGTTTTTAATTTTGGAGGCTGCGTGATCTTTGCCGGGTCTTTTTCCAAAACCAACTTTCCAAAATCTATCTCTTCCGCCAGCACCTTATCATAAATATCTTTTGGAGCAAAAATATGATTTCTCATCTTTTCCAGCGCATGATCGGTTATCAGATAGTCTCCTCGTTGATGCGCAAATGCTCTTATTTCGGCAATAGAAAAACCATCTCGTACCATTTCAGAAATTTTCGGGTCAAAGGAGAGAACTTCATAGAAGGCTTCACGTCCATAATAGCCTGTGTTATTGCATTTTGGACAACCCACGGGATGTGCAACCTTAGATGGGATATCGTCTGTAAAGGGGGACAGCATTTCCGTCTCTTTCTCTGAGATCAACACCACCTCTTTGCAATGTTGACATAGTTTTTTTAACAATCCCTGGGCCACAACAGCAAGGATGGTATCTGCCATTGTTCCCCTGTCAACTCCCAGTCTCTCCATCCTAAAAATAGCGGTAGTGGCGTTTGATGTATGCAGAGTCGTAATGGTCAGATGTCCCGTGCTTGCAAAGTTAACAGCCATTTTTGCAGAATAGTTATCCCTTATCTCTCCCATGTAGAGTATGTCAGGATCCTGCCTGACCGAAGCCTTTAAAAGAGCATCAAATGTAACGCCCGCTTTTTCATTTACCTGCTGTTGATTGGCTAATGGTATGCGGTATTCAACAGGATCTTCAATAGACATGAGGCTCCTTATTTGGGTGTCTATCCTGCTTAAAAGGCTGTAAACCGTTGTAGTCTTCCCTGACCCTGTGCCGCCCACCATCAGGATCAGTCCTGTATTTCGATTGGCACAGGCAACCAGTGTGTCAACCTGCCTCTCTGTCATGCCGAGTTCGGTTAAAGCTTTTGGCTTAGCGTATGGATTAAGCATCCGCATAACAAGGCTTTCGCCGTTTGGAGTGGAAGTAGTGGATACTCTGAAGTTGAATGTCTGCTTATCTATTACTGCAGCAAATGCCCCGTCCTGCGGCCTCCTTTTTTCCGCTATGTCAAGACCCCCGATTACCTTGTAACGGGATATTAGTTTAACGCCTGTCTCCTTCTTTAGATTAAGGATGTCTTTTAAATCCCCATCGATCCGGAAACGGACCACGGTATCGACCTCCTTGGGTTCTATATGAATGTCGCTGGCCCTTTCTTTTGCCGCCCTGTCAAGAAGTATATTGGAAATATGGATAACCGGTTTTTCTTTTATCTCCGATTCCGAAAGCTTTGCGGCTTTCTGTATTTCTTTAACCGTAGGAATTGTTATTGGTTGTATTGGTTCGCCATGTTCAAACAACAGGTCAATATTGTCGGGTTCCGTTATCATGAGACCGGATCTTTTATCAAGACCGGACAATTTAATCAAATTGTCCATGAGGTCCCAGTCAAAAGGGTTGCTGAGCACAAAGGCATCTTTCCCGGATACATCGCTTACAGGCACAACATGGTTCGACCTGCAATATGTTGTTGGAAGCACACCCAGCCGGATATCATCATGGTTGACATAAAAAATATATGGGAGTTTGAGAAACTCTGCAATATATTGAGCGATCCTGCTGTTATTAATTCCCGCAGCCTTGGATATAGAATAGATCTTTTGTGGTGAAATACTGGAAAATTTGTACCTTTTTTCAGGATCCAGGCCTATTTGTGCAAAAAGAAATTCCTTGAATTGAATAAATTCAGACGGCAGCAACCTTTCATACCATGTTCTTGTATCTTCCTTTAGTTCTTTCCACTGTATATCCGTCTTTATATGTTTACGGATCTTCTGCATAAGGTCATCTTTTTTAATCGGTTTCACAATATAGTCTGCAGCACCCACGGAAAATGCCTTTGCCTTGTCCTGCTTATCTCCAAGAGCGGTAACAAATATTACAGGAATATAAGAAGTTTCATTATTTTCCTGCAATCTCGAGCAGACCTCGTAACCATCCATCTCCGGCATCATAATGTCTAACAGGATAATATCAGGCTTCCTCTTGTTGACTTTAACAAGAGCCTCTTCGCCGTTTTTTGCTGTGAGCGTATCAAAACCTGCATTCTCAAGCAGACGTTCCAGCAACCTTCGCGTAACCTCATCGTCGTCAACACACAGGATCAAAGGTTTTACTGCGCTATCCATAAACTAAGCCTCCTTCAAAATCTCTTCTATTGTCGCAAAAAGCTCCTGAATCTTGATCGGTTTTGTGGCATATCTGTCCATCCCCGCGGCAAGGCATCTTTTTTTATCCTCCTCAAAGGCATGAGCGGTAAGAGCTATAATCGGAATATGCCTGTCTGTTCCCTCTTCTCTCTTTCTTATCCGGGTTGTTGCCTCAAGCCCGTCCATCTCCGGCATCTGGACATCCATGAGAATCAGGTCAAATTCGCTCTTCGCGGAAATTTCAACAACCTCTTTGCCGTTGTTGGCAATAAATACCTGCCAGCCCTGTTTTTCAAGGATTCTTGTTGCAACCTTTTGATTTATTATATTATCCTCAGCCAGAAGAATTCTTAATGGCTTGCCTTTAAGCGCAAATTCAATTTTCTGCTTTTCCGGCACCTCTTTTTTATTTATGCTCAATACATTCAAAATAGAATTGTAAAGTTTTGAACGTGTTACAGGTTTCAGCAAAACATTCGAAATCCCAAGTTCTTTTGCTCTTGTTCTATCACCTTTC encodes:
- a CDS encoding Hpt domain-containing protein; the encoded protein is MNEEKSRPVFDRDYALEITDGDTEFLKELADLFNADYPQKLAGISRAMEDKDFKVLDKTAHSLKGASGNLGLTRVYELAFEIEKMGKTENMEGIDKIYQEIEEELERFKEFASSQL
- a CDS encoding ATPase, T2SS/T4P/T4SS family, producing the protein MDSAVKPLILCVDDDEVTRRLLERLLENAGFDTLTAKNGEEALVKVNKRKPDIILLDIMMPEMDGYEVCSRLQENNETSYIPVIFVTALGDKQDKAKAFSVGAADYIVKPIKKDDLMQKIRKHIKTDIQWKELKEDTRTWYERLLPSEFIQFKEFLFAQIGLDPEKRYKFSSISPQKIYSISKAAGINNSRIAQYIAEFLKLPYIFYVNHDDIRLGVLPTTYCRSNHVVPVSDVSGKDAFVLSNPFDWDLMDNLIKLSGLDKRSGLMITEPDNIDLLFEHGEPIQPITIPTVKEIQKAAKLSESEIKEKPVIHISNILLDRAAKERASDIHIEPKEVDTVVRFRIDGDLKDILNLKKETGVKLISRYKVIGGLDIAEKRRPQDGAFAAVIDKQTFNFRVSTTSTPNGESLVMRMLNPYAKPKALTELGMTERQVDTLVACANRNTGLILMVGGTGSGKTTTVYSLLSRIDTQIRSLMSIEDPVEYRIPLANQQQVNEKAGVTFDALLKASVRQDPDILYMGEIRDNYSAKMAVNFASTGHLTITTLHTSNATTAIFRMERLGVDRGTMADTILAVVAQGLLKKLCQHCKEVVLISEKETEMLSPFTDDIPSKVAHPVGCPKCNNTGYYGREAFYEVLSFDPKISEMVRDGFSIAEIRAFAHQRGDYLITDHALEKMRNHIFAPKDIYDKVLAEEIDFGKLVLEKDPAKITQPPKLKTKASPLILIVEDDGLTQKLIARLLENRGYRVTIAGDGIEALLYLGKEEFDLVISDVNMPNLDGFKLLEMIGQKGIKAPVIFMTSRIDPEDEAMGFKLGAMDYIKKPIQKEILLKRVERALGVK